Proteins from one Colias croceus chromosome 22, ilColCroc2.1 genomic window:
- the LOC123701974 gene encoding putative nuclease HARBI1, translated as MSGKSVKQKKKIQAEAKKVKRNLRNHGVSPQHQLLLTLRFYALGTMLISVADFVGVSTSTTGRIVRDISSAIASLYDKYIAVHQQSAEKFYRIARFPRVLAAIDCTHIRIQSPCQIIEEFRNRKGYFSLNVPAICDADLRFMNVVARWPGSTHDATIFNNSVLKVV; from the exons ATGAGTGGAAAGAGCGTCAagcaaaaaaagaaaatccaAGCTGAGGCTAAAAAAGTGAAGAGGAACTTAAG gaatCACGGAGTTTCACCACAACATCAACTGTTGTTAACATTAAGGTTTTACGCATTAGGCACAATGTTAATTTCTGTAGCTGACTTTGTTGGAGTCTCTACATCAACAACAGGCCGAATCGTTCGCGATATATCATCAGCAATCGCCAGCTTGTATGATAAATACATTGCTGTTCACCAACAAAGTGCAGAAAAATTCTACAGAATTGCACGGTTTCCTCGTGTTCTGGCTGCAATTGATTGCACTCATATACGTATTCAGTCACCGT GTCAAATAATAGAAGAATTTAGAAATCGCAAGGGTTACTTTTCCTTAAATGTGCCAGCAATCTGTGATGCTGATCTAAGATTCATGAATGTAGTTGCTCGATGGCCAGGTTCAACACATGACGCCACAATTTTCAACAATTCTGTTCTTAAAGTCGTATAA
- the LOC123701975 gene encoding uncharacterized protein LOC123701975, with translation YCSSANEQPLAKYLQHKYFFVVLGSFLQKKWKNLRDAYVKEFKKNKNLKSGSGASTTSYGYFKRLGFLKQVVQKKVTDNSLDLVETSENVDSNNVKSSSIEHLPRKKYKLNPADEHFANILERSIDARNKNVTEKKEEDDEDKLFCLSLVKEIKKVSENRRLKLKIEMYNLLERYQSAEAQSFGDINYPSTSYNSQQQPRNYSTSFRSPQYRDSMQYSDREASSQYGYTTSSYTSPPTNFSQVTSPGSYEDSQELDLFNNNN, from the coding sequence TACTGCAGCTCTGCTAATGAACAACCACTGGCTAAGTACCtgcaacataaatatttttttgttgttttaggaTCATTTTTGCAGAAAAAGTGGAAAAATTTAAGAGATGCCTAcgttaaagaatttaaaaaaaataaaaatttgaaatctgGTTCTGGAGCTTCAACAACTTCATatggatattttaaaagattagGATTCCTTAAACAAGTTGTCCAAAAAAAAGTAACTGATAATAGCCTTGACTTAGTGGAAACTTCAGAAAATGTTGATTCGAACAACGTTAAATCATCTTCAATTGAACATTTGCCCAGAAAGAAATATAAACTGAACCCAGCCGATGAGCATTTCGCAAATATTTTAGAAAGGAGTATAGATGctcgtaataaaaatgtaacagaaaaaaaagaagaagatgATGAAGATAAGTTATTTTGTCTTTCATTGgttaaggaaataaaaaaagtttccgAAAACCGGCGCTTGaagttgaaaattgaaatgtataatttattagagcGCTACCAATCCGCAGAAGCACAGTCATTTGGAGACATTAACTACCCGTCTACTTCATATAATTCACAACAGCAGCCAAGAAACTATTCAACTTCATTCAGAAGTCCTCAATATAGAGACTCGATGCAGTATTCTGATAGAGAAGCTTCATCACAATATGGTTATACAACTAGTTCCTACACTTCACCTCCCACAAATTTTTCACAAGTAACATCACCCGGGTCATACGAAGATTCTCAAGAACTggatttattcaataataataattaa